One genomic region from Flagellimonas oceani encodes:
- a CDS encoding leucine-rich repeat domain-containing protein, translating to MGRVEELIRENYLRKTSTLDLSNLALTEIPRSVFDLTHLQELKLMNNRITNIPEEIGKLKRLTHLYLYNNKIKAIPSDVLRQMYFLRCLDLAENSVDYKEVSLIYEELDQNVHYHKFVETIERQDIDDDYFWFHGGTVNKVPPELFELVNLKHLRIYSTNIECIPKEIKYLKNLETLSFHSANISDIPDEIFQLNNLKEVIFDNNDFTEFPLGLLELPYLKSISFNNNNISFVKKIMDKVVIDNEFKYMSFGGNPLKDFNANVFNVGFDYIKESVYGITPTKA from the coding sequence ATGGGTAGAGTTGAAGAATTAATTAGAGAGAACTATTTAAGGAAAACATCAACCTTGGATTTGTCTAATTTGGCTTTGACCGAAATACCTCGTTCTGTTTTTGATTTAACTCATTTACAGGAGCTAAAGTTAATGAACAATAGGATAACAAACATTCCAGAGGAAATTGGAAAATTAAAAAGGTTAACACATTTATATCTTTACAACAATAAAATAAAAGCAATCCCCTCGGATGTTTTACGCCAAATGTATTTTCTAAGATGTTTGGACTTGGCAGAGAATAGTGTCGATTATAAAGAAGTTAGCTTGATATATGAGGAGCTTGATCAAAACGTTCATTATCACAAATTTGTTGAAACCATAGAGAGACAGGATATTGATGATGATTATTTTTGGTTTCATGGTGGAACAGTAAACAAGGTGCCTCCAGAATTGTTTGAACTGGTTAATTTAAAACATTTACGTATTTACAGTACAAATATTGAATGTATTCCAAAAGAGATAAAATATCTAAAAAACCTTGAGACATTAAGTTTTCATAGTGCCAATATTAGTGACATTCCTGATGAAATTTTTCAATTGAACAATTTGAAAGAAGTTATTTTTGATAATAACGATTTCACAGAATTTCCTTTAGGTCTTTTGGAGTTGCCCTATCTGAAATCAATATCTTTCAACAATAACAATATTTCATTTGTTAAGAAAATTATGGATAAGGTCGTCATAGACAATGAATTTAAGTATATGTCTTTTGGTGGTAATCCATTAAAGGATTTTAATGCTAACGTCTTTAATGTTGGTTTTGACTATATTAAAGAATCTGTTTATGGAATTACACCTACAAAAGCTTAG
- a CDS encoding asparagine synthetase B, which yields MIINASVILIPMDAEGQKNHLKAYGITYWVLAKQQKVQWLLNYRGGSFMLPDGDAIRKECQIRGVSFEVLSDGQAAQILDDISSPSQNQDAVILEKAPKIAVYSPKGNQPWDDAVTMVLTYAEIPYTTIYDTEVLGDKLALYDWLHLHHEDFTGQYGRFYGHYRAAPWYIQDKANAEALAQSLGYDKVSDEKLAVALKIRNYVIGGGFMFAMCSATDSFDIALAAEGVDICEPMFDGDPSDANYQAKLDFSNTFAFTNFTLERNPIRYEFSSIDMTNKRANVPKESDYFSLMEFSAKWDPVPTMLTQNHTSLVKGFMGQTTAYTRKEVKPTVMVLGENKINGEARYIHGIKGKGFFTFYGGHDPEDYQHRVGDPKTELELHPTSPGYRLILNNVLFPAARKKKQKT from the coding sequence ATGATAATTAATGCCTCTGTAATCCTGATACCGATGGATGCCGAGGGGCAAAAAAATCACTTAAAGGCATACGGAATTACGTATTGGGTACTTGCCAAACAGCAAAAGGTTCAATGGTTGCTCAATTATAGGGGTGGCTCTTTTATGTTGCCCGATGGTGACGCCATTCGCAAAGAATGTCAGATTAGGGGCGTTTCTTTCGAAGTGCTTTCCGATGGTCAGGCCGCACAGATTTTGGACGATATCAGCAGTCCTTCCCAAAACCAAGACGCCGTTATTTTGGAAAAGGCACCCAAGATTGCCGTGTATTCCCCAAAGGGGAACCAACCTTGGGACGATGCCGTGACCATGGTGCTGACCTATGCAGAGATTCCTTATACTACGATTTACGATACGGAAGTTTTGGGCGATAAGTTGGCACTGTATGATTGGTTGCATCTGCACCACGAGGATTTCACGGGCCAGTATGGTCGGTTTTATGGACATTACAGGGCCGCTCCCTGGTACATACAGGACAAGGCCAATGCTGAAGCGTTGGCGCAAAGCCTGGGATATGACAAAGTATCCGACGAAAAGTTGGCCGTTGCCCTTAAAATTAGAAATTACGTAATCGGTGGCGGGTTTATGTTCGCTATGTGCTCCGCTACCGATAGTTTTGATATTGCCCTTGCTGCTGAAGGGGTGGATATCTGCGAGCCTATGTTCGATGGAGATCCTTCGGATGCCAATTATCAGGCCAAATTGGATTTTAGCAATACGTTTGCCTTTACCAATTTTACCTTGGAGCGAAACCCCATCCGATATGAATTCTCATCCATCGATATGACGAACAAAAGAGCGAATGTGCCCAAGGAGTCGGATTATTTCTCTTTGATGGAATTCTCGGCGAAATGGGACCCTGTTCCAACCATGTTGACCCAGAACCATACCAGCTTGGTAAAAGGTTTTATGGGGCAGACTACGGCCTATACCCGTAAAGAGGTTAAACCCACGGTAATGGTCTTGGGTGAGAATAAAATCAATGGGGAAGCCAGATATATCCATGGCATTAAAGGGAAAGGATTTTTTACTTTTTATGGCGGTCACGACCCCGAGGATTACCAGCACAGGGTAGGGGACCCGAAAACGGAGTTGGAGCTGCATCCCACCTCGCCAGGGTACCGATTGATCTTGAACAATGTTTTGTTTCCTGCTGCCCGCAAAAAGAAGCAGAAGACCTAA